The Sphingosinicellaceae bacterium genome includes the window TTCGCGTATATTGTGACGCCAAACGTCGATCACGTCGTCCGGCTGGAGCGCATCCGGTCCGATCTGTGGCCAGCGTATCGACGGGCCTGGATCACGCTGTGCGACAGCCGCATCCTTGGCCGACTGGCAGCGTCGGCGGGGGTTACGCTGCCGATCATTCCCGGCAGTGACCTGACCGCTGCGGTGCTTGAGCATGTCGTGCGTCCTGACGACCGTATCGCCGTCGTCGGTGGCAGCGCTGCGATGATCGACGGCATCCGCGACCGCTACGGCCTCACCAACCTCGTCCATTACAACCCGCCGATGGGGTTTATCCACAGTGCCCTCGAGCGCGCCCATGCCATCGGCTTCCTGATCGACGCCAAGGCACGCTTCAGCTTTCTCGCCGTCGGCTCGCCCCAGCAGGAAATCCTCGCCTACCAGGTCGCCCGCAGCGGCGTCGCCACCGGCATCGGGCTGTGCGTCGGTGCCAGCCTGCAGTTCCTCACCAACGAGAAGAGCCGCGCGCCGCAGGTCGTGCAGTCGCTGGCCCTCGAGTGGCTGTACCGACTGGTGGTCGAGCCTCGTCGGATGTGGCGGCGCTATCTCGTCGACGGCCCGCACATCTTCGCCATCTTCCAGCAGTGGCGGCGTTCAACCTAGCTAGCGTTCGGCTACTGCCGCGTGGGGCCCGTCGGCGGGATTGGCCGCGATCCAGTCGATCAGCGCTTGGTAGCGCGGCGATGTCTTCTGGTCGACACCCTCGAGTGCCGACCAATTCCCCCATTTGCCCGGTGTGCCGATGATGCCGAAGTTCATGTACAGCGAGCCGCCGGCAGCCTTGAAGGCGGTGTAGTTCGCGGTCTCCAGCTCATGGAATTCGGGTCGTCGCTGCAGGTTCGCCAGGAAGGTCGTATAGGCCTGATTCTGGTGTTGGCTGGGCGGCGTGTATTCGCCGAAGCCGCTCTCATAGGTGACAAGGCGCAGGCCGTTTTCGGCGGCCTTGCGGGCGTGATAAACATAGTAAGGCGCGTTGAACGTCGCGATCCGGTTGCGCAGAGCGGCTATGGCCCGGCCGTAGCCACCGTCGCTGTCCCGCCACCAGCTCATAACCGTGCCAGCCACCGCCGGCGTGTTCATCGTGCCGTCGTAGTAGCCGGTGATGGCGTACTCGTCGAAATAGTCGCTGGCGCGGACGTGGTTACCGGCGCTGTCGACCCAGTGCTCGGTGTTCAGACCCAGATCCTCCAGCCCCTGCCAGCCGAACTGCGTATTGTAGACGACCAGCACCCGCCCGGGATCGCCGCGGGGATTGTTGCCGTCATGGCGTACCGCCTCGCCGAAGACGGTATTCCAGATCGCGCCGACCTCGGCGGTTCGCTTGCCGTACCACTCCATCCATTTGACGTCGGCACCCAGTGTTTCGTGCGCCCGGCGTTCCGAGTAGCGCGCCTGGGGAAACGAGAAGTTCCAGACTTCGTTCGACAGCTCGACATGGATGCGGCGGCGGCCGTCGAGGTGATCGCGGACATAGGTCGCGAAGCCGCGAACATAGTCGTCACTGGCATTGATTGGCATGTTGAACCAGGGTTCGGCACCGGTGCGGTTGGCCAGTTCTACCAGCGCCTCGACCGGCACGCCGCGGCTGCCATCGGCCCAGCGCATAGTCTCGGGCCGGCTGCGATCCGCCCAGTCGAGCTGCGGTGCCCGGCGCTGGCCGATTTCAGAGGTGATCGGCGCCCCCGCCTTGTCGAAGATGGTGTTGGTGTTCATCCAATCCATGAAGCGCAGTGTGTGAAACGGCCTGATCTTCTCGACGAAGGCCGGGTTGAAGGTCTCGCCGGCCTCATAGCGCGGCAACAGGTCCTCGCGGATCAGGTGCACGTCGCGCAACGGGTCGGCGGGGTCGATCGTGGTGATGTCGATCGACAGCGTGCCGTCCTGCGCGGACTGGACCAGCAGCCGCCCGGGTCGATTCTCGACGACCTGCGCGCCGCCGGTGGTGGCGACGGACAGCGTGCCGCGACCGGAATATAGCACCACGTAACGGGCAGCCGGCGGCGCGGCGGGATTGTTGTGCAAAACGTTCAGGTGGACGCGCCGGTAGTTGGCCCCGGGCGGCAGCGCCGTCACCCAGCCCCGGGCATCACGCGGGACGGGTTCGCCGGTATCATAGGTCGCATCGGATTGTGGCAGCCACTGGCCGGACGCCTTTACCAGGTCGATGACCGGCAGCGCCGGGCTCCAGTAAGCCAGTCCGTCGAGATTGGTGCCGATCGCGAGATGACCGGCGGCGACAGGCTGGACCACCACGATGTCGGCAGCGCGCGACGCGGAACGGTCGCTGCACGCGGTCATCGACAGTAGAAGACTTATTGCAACACTGGCATGGGCGGCGACGATGCCAAGTCGTGAACTTTCGCCATCCTCATTAATGCCCACTGTCAATTACCTTCCGAATACACTCGCGAAATATACCAAGATAATTCTCGATGATTACCATGTACTGGAGTAATTAGAAGTCCACACCATATCATGAACTAGGATACCTGGAACACGTTGCTGTCCATGGGGGATTATCGTGACATTCCGAGATTCGGCGCTGCCAGAAGGTTTCACCGCATGACGCGGCCGCGCGTCCTGCTGCTGGCCGAGGTGGCGAACCCCGAGTTCGTCAGCGTGCCGCTGATCGCGTGGAGTCTGTCCGAAGCGATCGGCCGGAATGTCGATGCCCACATGGTCACCCATGTCCGCAACCGCGACGCCATCCTTCGCCAGGGTTGGCGCGAGGGCGAGGATTTTACCATCCTCGACACCGAATGGGCGACGCGGCGAATCTGGGATCTGGCCCGGCTGCTGGGCGGCCGTGACAACAAGGGTTGGACGATCCACCAGGCGCTCGCGCCGCTCGGCTGCTTCGCCTTCGAGGAGACGGCGTGGCGGCGCTTCAAGCCCGATCTCCTCGCCGGGCGCTTCGACATCGTCCACCGGATTACGCCGATGAGCCCGACGACGCCCAGCCTGCTCGGGCGGCGGCTGAAGCGGCTGGGTATCCCGTTCGTCGTCGGTCCGCTCAACGGCGGCGTGCCGTGGCCCCCCGGCTTCCAGGACCGCATGCGCCGCGAGCGCGAGGCGCTGTCGTACCTGCGCAGTGCCTTCAAGTTGATCCCCGGCTACCGCGCCATGCGCCGCGACGCTGCCGCGCTGTTGTCGGGGTCGCTATTCACGCTATCCGAAATGCCGGCGAGCGCCGCGCCACGCAGTTTCTATTTTCCCGAAAACGGCATCGATCCCGCACGGTTCGACAAGTCCCGGACACGCGCGGCCACCCTCCCGTTACGGGGTGCATTCATCGGTCGATTGGTGCCCTACAAAGCCGCTGACGTGCTCATCCGTGCTGCCGAACCGCTGCTGCGCTCGGGCAAGCTTCATCTCGACATCATCGGCGACGGGCCGGAGCGGGACTCTCTGGCGGCGCAAGTTGCGGGACTTGGCTTGGAAAGCCAGGTGACGCTGCACGGCAATATCGAGCACCGCTCCGTCCAGGATATCCTGTCCGAGTGCGATTTCCTCGCCTGTCCCAGCGTCCGCGAGTTCGGCGGCGGTGTCGTGCTCGAGGCGATGGCGCTTGGCGTCGTGCCGATCGTTGCGGACTACGGCGGCCAGACCGAGCTCCTCGATGACCAATGCGGCATTCGCATCCCGTTCACTGACGTCGCCAGCCTGGAGTGCGGTTTCCGCGAGGCCCTCGACGGATTGGCGCGCGATCCTGCCCGGCTCGATGCGATGGGCGTGCTGGCTCGGCAGCGTATCGCGGACCATTTCACTTGGGAGCGGAAGGCCGCGAAGATCCTCAAACTTTACGATTGGTGCCTTTATGGAGGCAATCGACCGGTTCTCGATGCGCTGCCGGCGGTGCACTCGCGGGTCGCGGAGCCTCAGGCCTTGCGGCGGTCGGTGCTCGCCGATGGCATCGTGGCAGGCTGAGCGGCGGTGACATCGCTGATCGCCATCCTGCTGCTCAGTTTCGCGACGTTGGCAGCGCTCCGGCTGGCCCTGCCGGCGACCCTGCGCCACCGTATTGGCGGGCGCGAATTCACGATGGCGGCGCTGCTGCCGACGGTGGCGATCTTCAGCCCGCAGTATTTCATCTTTGCCGGTGCCATGTTGGCGATCGTCGGGATGGCGCCATCGCTCGGCGGCGCGCGACCGTACCGCACCGCCGATGCCATGGAGACGCGCTTGCGGCTGATGGTGTTTGCGCTGCCGCTGCTCCCGATGCTGCAGTACACCGCGATGATATCGACCTTCACCATCGCGCAGTTGCAATCGACGGCACTGCTTTGCGCCGGCGGCATTGCGGCGCTGCTCAACAGCGACCTCCGGACGCCGAGGGCTCGCCTTGCCACCTGGGATGCCGGCTTCGCCATGCTGATGCTCGTCCAGCTGTTCATGGACGTGCGGGATAACGACGTGATGTACGCGCTGCGCAGCATCGTGCAGATCATCATCAACCTCGGACTGCCTTACTTCATCATCAGCCGCGCCGCGGCGATGGCCAAAGAGCCTTCGCAATTGCTGGTGGCGCTGCTGTTCGCGGCCTGCATCCTGTCCACGATCGCGGTGTTCGAAAGCTTCCGCCACTGGCTGCTGTACGAGGACATGATCCGCCGCGTCGGCGGCGATCCCGAGCGAATATCGGGCTACACCAAGCTTCGCGGCGGCATGCTGCGAGCCCGTGCCAGCTTCTCAGAATCGACCGGCCTCGGGCTGTTTCTCGGCGTCATGCTTTCTGTCCTGTTCGCGCTGCGGCGGCAGGTCGGATCGACGCGACTGGCCTGGCTGATGGCGACGATCTTGTTGGCCGGGCTGATGGTGACCTTTGCCCGCGTCGGCTACGTCGCGCTCGCCGCCGGCATCGTCCTGTCGATCCTCCACGAACGCCGCTACCGCCTGCTGGCCGTGGTCGCGGCGATCCTGCCGCCGTTCTACCTGGGCCTGAGGGCGCTCGGTCAGGTCGTACCCGTCATCGGCGCATCGATCGGCAGCAGTGCCGATTCCGTCGGGTCGGTCAGCTACCGGTCGCAACTGATGGACGCAGGCCGCGAGCTGATCGCCCAGAATCCGCTGTTCGGCCTCGGCATCCATGACCTCGTCGCCCGGCTGTCGTTTCTCAAGCAGGGGGAGGGCATTGTCGATTTCGTCAACCAGCCGCTGACCATCCTGATGCGCGCCGGCCTGATTGGCGGCGCACTGTATTTCCTGATGACCTTCCGGCTCGCCTGGGACCTGTTTCGCCAGCCCGGCCGGGATCCGGCCCTGCGCGCCGGTGCCGCCGCCTGCTTCGCCGGTCTCGGCGCCCTGCTCGCCGGGCTGACGACAACGAGCTATGGCCGCAACGACATCACATTCTTCGCGCTGCTGGCGTTGGGAGCAGGGCTGATGGCGCGGCAGTCCAGCAGCGTCGCCGCTCAGCCGAACGCCGCCGTGAACATCCGGGTGCCGGCGAGACCGGCAGCGACACCGGCGCCGGCGACCGCCAGCATGAGCAGTTCCTGATCGACCTTGAGCAGGTTGTTCCGGCGCAGCTGCCACCAGTTGTAGACCTGCACCGGCACCTCGATTGTGCCGACAGCGGCGACGAGCCCGATCGGCCCGAACGCCAGGAAACCCGCCGTGCCCGCTCCCGCCAACCATACCAGCCGGACGATGTTGGCGACCAGCAACGGCCGCACCTGCCCGATCGAAATGAGCACTTCGCGCGCTGCATAATTGTTGAGGCCGATCAGCGGGGCGACGGCGAGAATGCCGAGATAGCTGCCCGCCAGCGCGTAGCGCGGATCGTAGAGGATATGGATCGTGGCGGGTGCAAAGCCGATGAAGCCGCCCATCGTCGCCAGATAGAGCATCATCACCATCCGGCGACCGTCGTAGTACACGTCGCGGAGCGTCGCGGGGGCAACGCGGTGCGCATGCGCGTAGGCCGGCAGCAACACCCGGCTCGGGTAGCTGGTGGTGAACGCCGACGGTGCGCCCGCCAGGTTCATCGCCACGCTGTAGACGCCGAACAGGTTCAACGAGAACAGTCGCGACAGCACCAGTTTGTCGACCTGCGACAGCAGTACCTGGATGGTATGGGCACCCAAAATCGTCCGTCCGAAGCGCCACATCTCGATAAAGAGCCCGCGGTCGAAGGCCAGCCGACGGCGTGAGCCGGGAAACGCGGTGTAGCTCAGCACCGATTTGATGACGTTCGCCAACAGGCCGCCGATGATGATCGCCCAGTAATTGTGCATGACGAGCGCGAAGGCGATCCCGAGCCCGATCTGGATCGCCGTCGAGCCGACGTCGAGGATGCTGAGGCGCAGCAGTTTCTGCTGGCGGACGACCGTCATCAACGACAATGACGACGAGCTTTCGATGATGAAATGCAGCGCCGTGACCGCGATCGCCAGGGTCAGCGCCGGCTGTCCGACGAGCATCGCGAGCGGTCTCGCCAGCAGCGCCAGCCCGATCGTCAGCACCACCGACCGCACCAGGCGCACCGTCCACACGACATCCAGGAAACGCGGATCGTCGCCCTGCGCGTGCTGGATGACGAACACGCCGAAGCCGAGGTCCGACATCATCAGCAGCACCGTTATGATGGCCCCGGTGATGGCGGTGACGCCGAAATCCTCGGGGCTGAGCAGGCGCGTCAGGATGACCGTGCTGGGCAGGCGCAGGGCGGTCATCAGGACGACCGTGATCGTCACCAGCGACACGCTGCTCCCCATGCGCGCGCGCCATCGCGGCATGACTGGCTCCATCGGCATCGGCGCGGCGGTCATCGCGAAATCCCCTGGCGCAGGCCGCGCGCGACCGCATGCGATGCCAGCGCCCGGTTGAGGCGCGCGGTGACCGGTGCTTCGACGTGGCGGTGGACGACGATCGACAACAGGCTGCACCCGGCCAGCAGCCCGCCCGCCGTGGCGATCTCCGCCGCGGGTGACAGCGGCTGGGACAGGCGAGCCACCAATGTGAAGATCGGGCGGTGGATGAGGTAGAGCGAGAAGGACGCTTCGCCGAGACCGACCAGCACCCGCGACCGCAGCCCGCGGGAAATCATGCCGTCACCACAGGCGAACACGAAAACCAGCGCTGCCGCCAGGGGCAAGTAGGCGAGTTGCCAGCGCAGCGGCAACGGCACGTCGAGCGCTACAAACCCCGCCATGCAGGCCGGTACCAGAGCGACCAGCACGAGCTCGAACCGGGTCCCGGCCCAGGCGCGGAGATGGCCTTGGCGCCAGGCATCGTAGACCAGCATGCCGGTGATGAACTCAAGCAGCCGGACCAGCGGATTGACATAGAACAGCCACTCGATGTCGGGCGAAAAGCCCGGCACCAGTATCGCCGCCGCCAGCGCCATCGCGGCGATGCCGGTAAACTGCAGCGTCGCGATCCGCGCCAGCACCGCGCGCGGCAGCAGGATCAGCAGCGGGAACATCGCGTAGAAGAACATCTCCACCGACAGGCTCCACGACGGCCCGTTCAGCGAGAAGTGCAGCGTGCCGGGGACCGCCCAGGCGTGCAGCAGCAGCAGGTTGAGCGTCACCAGCAGCGGCTCGATCGGGCGGCCCTCGGCCAGCGCCAGCCACGCGATGAACGGCAGCGCCACCAGCCAGTGCATCGGCAGGATGCGCGCCGCACGCCGGGCGAGATACGCCGTGACGGTGATCCGCCGGGACAGCAGCGCGTCGCGGTAGGCGTGGCTGAGGATCAGGCCCGAAAGCACGAAGAAGAACGACACCCCGCAATAACCTTCGTGCAGGAAGCCATCGTAGATCCGGCGGAGCGGTGCCGCGGTCGACTGCTTCAGGAAATCGAGGTGCGAGACCATCACCAGCAGCGCCGCGAAATAGCGCAGCGATGTCAGTTGCGGGAGGACGTGGTCGATGGCGGGCGCGATCGGCCGCGATCTCAGCACATCAACTCCAGGTACCGGTCGGCGACACGCGGCGTGGAGAACTGCGCCAGCCACTCGGCCGGGACCGGCGGCGCGCCGTCGACGATTGCGGCCTCGATCGCCGCCGCCATGCCGTCGACGTCGCCGACCTTCACCAGCCGGCCGTGCCGCCCGCCGCCGAGCGCCTCGGCCGGACCGGACGGGCAGTCGGTGGCGACCACCGGCGTGCCGACGGCCATCGCCTCGATGACGACATTGGCCAGGCTTTCGAAATCCGACGACAGCACCAGCGTCGCGGCCTTGGCGACATAGGCGTGGGGATTGGGCTTGAAGCCAGGCATCGAGACCCGCTCGCCAAGCTCCAGCGACTGGACCAGCGCTTCGAGCATGACGCGCTCCGAACCGTCGCCGAGGATCATCAGGCGGCAATCACGGGCGGCGGAAACCTTGGCGAAGGCCCGGATCAGCAGCGCGAAATTCTTCTGCGCCTCCATCCGGCCGACCGCGATGACCACCGGCGGCGCGCCGGGGGTGAACCATGGATGCTCGACCGGCTGCCGGGCCTGAGCAAGCAAGGTCTCGCTGACGATCGGGTTGTAGATGCACTGGACGCTGGCGCGGTCGATCGAGATCACCCGGGCAAGGTCGTCGCCGGTGCCTTCCGAAACGGCGACAATCGAATCGGCGTGCGGGTAGGCGAAATGCGCGATCGGAAAGAACCAGTAGCGCGCCTGCCACGGCCGCGGCGCGGCGCGGTCGACGGACGGGAAGCAATGCTCGGTCAGCATCAGGTGGAACGAGGCCCCGGCGATCATTCGCGCCGCGACCGCGAAGACGTTGGGGAAGCCGAAGCTGGTGCACATCACGGCGCGCGGTCGCTCGTCGCGGATCAGGCGCATCAGCTTGCGCAGCCGGGCGATCGGCCCGCGTGCCTCAAGCACCTCATAGCGCGCGCCGACCGGGAGCAGGGTTCGGAAGGGCGAGAACTGGTTGTCGTAATCGACCGCGATGACGACGCCGAGCCCGCGCGCCATGAACTCCTCGGCGAGGTTGAAGACCACCCGGTCGACCCCGCCGTTGTGAAGCGACCGCATGTAGAAGATGATGTCGGTGCTCATCGACTGCTCCTCATGGCCGGGATGGCGGCGACCTGGGGGACAGGCTCCGCGACCGCCGGCGTTCGTGCCGCATCGACCATTTCCGCCATGATCGCGGCGACGTCGCGAACCTTGGCCGCCCAGCCGAGATCGGCGTCGATGATGCGCTGGCGGGCGGCGGCACCCATCGTGCGGCGCAGGTCGTGCGACCGCGCCAGCGTCCGCATCGCCTCGGTCAGCCCGGTGACGACCGCGGCCTCGGACACCGGATCGACGAACAGCGCGCAGGCATCGCTGGCGTATTGCGCGCCGCCGCCCCAGCGCAGCGACACCACCGGCAGGCCGATCGCCATCGCCTCCATCATCGCCATGCCCCCGCATTCCCGCAGCGAGGGTGTCACGTAGACATCGGCGCTTTCGAGCAGCGCGATATAATCGTCGAACTTGAGCCGGCCGTGCAGCACGACGGCGTCCTGCATTTCCGCCGCCGCGACCTGTGCGGCGATGTCGTCGTAGAGCTCGCCGTCGCCGACCAGCTCGAGCCGGGCACCGCCCTCGCGCGCCAGCGGCCGGAAGGCCTCGACCAGGTACTTGATGCCCTTCCAGTCGACGAAGCGGCTGCAGAACACGAACGACACCGGCGTGCCCGATGGCAACGGGTGGTGCTGCTTCGGGGCCCAGCGCTCGAACTCGACGCCGCTCTCCATGACCTCGCGGATTTCGCCCGTGGTGCCGCGCGGCACCGCCCGCCTGGTGCGGCTGTTGCCGACGATCAGCGCCGCGGCGCGCAATTTGCCCGGGATCAGCCGGTGCAGCAGTCCGGCGCCGTGCCGTGCACCGGTAATTGCCCAGCGCACCATCCGGCCGTCCATCCGGCGAAAGGCCGGCGGCAGCTCCATCCCGCCGCTCATCGGCCCGATCACCACCGGCACGCCGAGGCCGTACATGAAGCTCAGCGCCTTGGGCGCGATCGGGGCCGGCTCCAGCACCACTTCGATACCGTGCTCGGCGATGATGCGCCGGACCGCACCGCGCATCCGGAACTGGGTGATGACGTGGATCAGCTGGTTGAAGACGAGGTCCTCGACCCGGTACGGAAACCATTGGCCGATCCGGTAGATCGCGTACTGGAGCGGTGAATCCTCGACGAAGTCGATCAGCGCGAACAGCTCCGGCGGCAGGTCGGCGCGCAGGTCGTCGCGGCAGCGGGCGTGGCAAATGGCGCGGGCGTGGGTGCCGAGCTGCCGCAGGCCGGCCAGATAGTGGTACGGCAGCACGGTTTCGCCGCTCATCCGCCGCGAGATGTTCTCGGCGACGATCAGCGCACTGCGCGGCACGCGGCTCATCGGCGTCCGCCCCCGGCCATCGGTCGATCGGCGCGCACGGACGACAAATGCTTCCCCCAGCCAGTGGCCGCCGGCGCCAGAAGGCAGCCAGCACAGCCGCCAAGTTATCCGATGAGGGCCGTCGCCAACCATCGCCAATGCTGGGTGCTGAGTTCTACCAACCGGAAAAGCACCGCGCAGTTACGGATGGTGACTTCTGCCTTTGTCGGGAACGTGACTGGCATTATTCTGAGCAGGTCGGACGATCACTTTGCAATGTGCCAAAGCGACAGCCGAAAGCATTTCGACGTTCCTGTCCGAAACGCAGCGGAGAGCTGGCCTGAGCACGGTCCAAACCCTTGCCGATGTGCGCCGCACCGCTGTTCCGGCGACGGTGTCCCGGCTGCCGTCGCCGGTGCGGTCGGCGGTGGCCTATCTCACCAACGCCTATCCGCGCCCGAGCCACAGCTTCATCCGGCGCGAGATACTGGCGCTGGAGCGTCAGGGCTTCACGGTCGAGCGCTATTCGATCCGGCCACTGGAGGGCGTGCTCCCCGACCCCGAGGACCAACGCGAGGCGAAGCGCACCCGGATTTTGCTCGATGGCCGGCTCGGCGTCCTCGCGGGGTCGTTCGCGGCATTCGCCGTCACGCGGCCGCGGCGGCTGCTGGATGCCCTCGGTGCGACGCTCGGTATGTGCCGGTCGCCCGCCGCGCTGCCCCGCCACATCGCCTATCTGGTCGAGGCCTGCCGCCTGGTGCGCCAGCTCGAGGCCGCCGGCATCCGCCATGTCCACGTCCATTTCGGGACCAATCCCGCAGCCGTCGCGCGACTGGCAGCGCGGCTTGGCCGGCTGACCTACAGCTTCACCGTGCACGGCCCCGACGAGTTCGATGCACCGGTCGGGTTGTCGCTGGCGGCCAAGGCGAGGGACGCGGCGTTCGTCGTCGCGATCTCCAGTTATGGCCGCGGCCAGCTGATGCGCTGGCTGGCATCGGCGGACTGGTCGCGCATCGAGGTCGTCCGCTGCGGTGTCGATCCGAAGTTCCAGACGGCGATCGCCGCCCCGGTGGCCGACGTCGGCCTGGCCTCGCGACGGCTGGTCTGCATTGCGCGTCTTAGTGCGCAAAAGGGCCTGCCGCTGCTGATCGAGGCGGCCGCGCTGCTCGCCGAGCGTCGCGCCTTCGAACTGCGTATCATCGGCGGCGGCGAACTCCACGCTGCCCTGCAGGCGCAGATCACCGCCGCGGGCCTCGATCGCCAGGTTCGCCTGATGGGCACGCAGCCGTCGGACGTCGTGCGGTCCGAACTGCTCGGGGGGAGGGCGCTGGTCTCACCAAGCCTTGCCGAAGGGTTGCCGGTGGTGATGATGGAGGCGCTCGGCCTCGGGCGTCCGGTCGTTGCGACCAGCATTGCCGGTGTGCCCGAACTCGTCGACGCCGGTTGCGGCTGGCTGGTGCCGTCGGGATCGGCGGAGCGGCTGGCGGACGCGATGTCGGCCGCGCTCGATGCCACCCCCGCGACGCTGGCGGCGATGGGGGAGGAGGGGCGGCGTCGCGTCCGTGCCGCTCATGACGCCGATACCAACGCACACCGGTTGGCGGCGCTGTTGCGGCCGCTGGTGTTGGAGGGCTGATCATGGACGGTCTAGCCTGGCTCGTCGTGGCGCCGGTCGCCCTTCCGGTGGTGGTATTCGCCGCGGAATGCATTGCCGGCTTCGCGGGCGCGGGAGCCGCGCGGGCGACACCCGCACCGCCGCCCTTCGTCGTGATCATGCCCGCCCACGACGAGGCCGCCGGCATCGGCCGCGCGATCACGGCGGTGCGCGGCCAATTGCGGCCCTGCGACCGGTTGCTGGTCGTCGCCGACAATTGCACCGACGATACGGCTGCCATCGCCCGGGGGCTTGGTGCCGAGGTCGTCGAGCGCCGGAACAGTGTCGAGCGCGGCAAGGGCCATGCGCTGGCCTTCGGGTGTGCGGCGCTTGCCGGGTCGCCGCCGGACATAGTGATCGTCCTAGATGCCGATTGCTGGCCGGAGCCGGATGCCCTGCTACGACTGGCGGCCGCTGCCGCGACGGGCGACGTCGTGCAGGGCCGCTACGAATTGGCGACGCCCGCCGGTGCCGGCACCGCGGCGCAGGTGTCGGGCTTTGCCTTCGCGGTGAAGAACGTCGTGCGCCAGCGCGGGCTGCAGCGGCTCGGTGGCCCGGCGCTGCTGCAGGGATCCGGGATGGCCTTCCCGTGGGCGGTGTTCCGCGGGGCCCCGCTGGCCAGCGCCAACCTCGTCGAGGATATGGAGCTCGGGATTGCGCTGGCCCGTGCCGGCGACCGCATCCGCTTCCTCGACGGCGCCCGCTTCGGAAGCGCCGCCAGCAGCCGCGACGCAACGGTGACGCAACGCACCCGCTGGGAGCACGGCACGCTGGCGACCGGCTGGCGCGCCGCCCCGGGCCTGTGGGGGGCGGCGCTGAGGGGCCGGCCGCGGCTGGCACTGCTGGCGCTCGACCTGATCGTACCGCCGCTGGCGCTGCTGGCGGCGCTGGTGCTCGCGGCCATCGGTATCGCCGGCGGCGCGGCACTGATCGGCGGGTCCGTGCTGCCGGTGCTGGCGGCATTGACCCTCGGGATGATGTTGTCGGGCGCTGTGCTGCTGGGTTGGCTGGCGGTCGGTCGGCAACATCTCAGCCCCGCCACGCTGGCCGGCGTGCCCGCCTACATGCTGTGGAAGCTGCCGATCTACCTTCGACTGGCGGGCCGACGCCAGCGCCTGTGGGTGAGGACCCATCGCGATGTCTGAGCTTGCCATGTCGAACCGCGAGCGCACCGGGGCGGACGACGTCGCGTTGCCGCCACTCGGCGCGGTCGTCATCGGGCGCAACGAGGGCGAGCGGCTGCGGGTCTCGCTGCGGTCGGTGATGCCGTGCTTTACTCATGTCGTGTACGTCGATTCGGGGTCGAGCGACGGCAGCGTGGCGCTGGCCGAGCAGCTCGGGGCCGCACCAGTCGTGCTCGATCGCACCCAGCCGTTTACCGCCGCGCGGGCGCGCAACGCCGGCGTCGCCTGGATGACGCAGCACCACCCCGAGGTGACGCTGGTCCAGCTCATCGACGGCGACTGCGAACTCGATCCGGCTTGGCCCGCAACGGCGCGCGCCGCGATAGCTGCACGCCCCGATGCTGCGGTCGTCTGCGGCCGCCGCCGCGAGCGCTTCCCCGAGGCCAGCGTCTACAACGCCCTGTGCAACCGCGAGTGGGACACCCCGGTCGGCATCGTCAAGACGTGCGGCGGCGATGCGCTGGTCCGCGTCGATGCCTTCAACGCCGTCGGGGGATTTTCGCCCGAGCTGATCGCCGGCGAGGAGCCGGACCTGTGCCACAAGCTGCGCGGCGCCGGCTGGACCATCCACCGGCTCGACGCCGAGATGACCCGCCACGACGCCGCGATGACCCGGGCCGGGCAGTGGTGGAACCGCAACAAGCGCAGCGGCTATGCCTTTGCCGAGGCCTGGTCGCGGCGTGGCGACAGCGACGACTATCCGCGCCGGCGCGTACTGAACAACCTGCTGTGGGG containing:
- a CDS encoding WecB/TagA/CpsF family glycosyltransferase; its protein translation is MIDATPSALPPIATALWPVQTDIPSRRPPETARFLGFSFHNADAGAVVETLASRPIDAPFAYIVTPNVDHVVRLERIRSDLWPAYRRAWITLCDSRILGRLAASAGVTLPIIPGSDLTAAVLEHVVRPDDRIAVVGGSAAMIDGIRDRYGLTNLVHYNPPMGFIHSALERAHAIGFLIDAKARFSFLAVGSPQQEILAYQVARSGVATGIGLCVGASLQFLTNEKSRAPQVVQSLALEWLYRLVVEPRRMWRRYLVDGPHIFAIFQQWRRST
- a CDS encoding O-antigen ligase family protein, with the translated sequence MTSLIAILLLSFATLAALRLALPATLRHRIGGREFTMAALLPTVAIFSPQYFIFAGAMLAIVGMAPSLGGARPYRTADAMETRLRLMVFALPLLPMLQYTAMISTFTIAQLQSTALLCAGGIAALLNSDLRTPRARLATWDAGFAMLMLVQLFMDVRDNDVMYALRSIVQIIINLGLPYFIISRAAAMAKEPSQLLVALLFAACILSTIAVFESFRHWLLYEDMIRRVGGDPERISGYTKLRGGMLRARASFSESTGLGLFLGVMLSVLFALRRQVGSTRLAWLMATILLAGLMVTFARVGYVALAAGIVLSILHERRYRLLAVVAAILPPFYLGLRALGQVVPVIGASIGSSADSVGSVSYRSQLMDAGRELIAQNPLFGLGIHDLVARLSFLKQGEGIVDFVNQPLTILMRAGLIGGALYFLMTFRLAWDLFRQPGRDPALRAGAAACFAGLGALLAGLTTTSYGRNDITFFALLALGAGLMARQSSSVAAQPNAAVNIRVPARPAATPAPATASMSSS
- a CDS encoding glycosyltransferase family 4 protein, whose translation is MTRPRVLLLAEVANPEFVSVPLIAWSLSEAIGRNVDAHMVTHVRNRDAILRQGWREGEDFTILDTEWATRRIWDLARLLGGRDNKGWTIHQALAPLGCFAFEETAWRRFKPDLLAGRFDIVHRITPMSPTTPSLLGRRLKRLGIPFVVGPLNGGVPWPPGFQDRMRREREALSYLRSAFKLIPGYRAMRRDAAALLSGSLFTLSEMPASAAPRSFYFPENGIDPARFDKSRTRAATLPLRGAFIGRLVPYKAADVLIRAAEPLLRSGKLHLDIIGDGPERDSLAAQVAGLGLESQVTLHGNIEHRSVQDILSECDFLACPSVREFGGGVVLEAMALGVVPIVADYGGQTELLDDQCGIRIPFTDVASLECGFREALDGLARDPARLDAMGVLARQRIADHFTWERKAAKILKLYDWCLYGGNRPVLDALPAVHSRVAEPQALRRSVLADGIVAG
- a CDS encoding oligosaccharide flippase family protein, with the translated sequence MTAAPMPMEPVMPRWRARMGSSVSLVTITVVLMTALRLPSTVILTRLLSPEDFGVTAITGAIITVLLMMSDLGFGVFVIQHAQGDDPRFLDVVWTVRLVRSVVLTIGLALLARPLAMLVGQPALTLAIAVTALHFIIESSSSLSLMTVVRQQKLLRLSILDVGSTAIQIGLGIAFALVMHNYWAIIIGGLLANVIKSVLSYTAFPGSRRRLAFDRGLFIEMWRFGRTILGAHTIQVLLSQVDKLVLSRLFSLNLFGVYSVAMNLAGAPSAFTTSYPSRVLLPAYAHAHRVAPATLRDVYYDGRRMVMMLYLATMGGFIGFAPATIHILYDPRYALAGSYLGILAVAPLIGLNNYAAREVLISIGQVRPLLVANIVRLVWLAGAGTAGFLAFGPIGLVAAVGTIEVPVQVYNWWQLRRNNLLKVDQELLMLAVAGAGVAAGLAGTRMFTAAFG